Proteins from one Thalassophryne amazonica chromosome 20, fThaAma1.1, whole genome shotgun sequence genomic window:
- the itgb8 gene encoding integrin beta-8, with protein MTSWFRTYDSSFLGFVICSLMVVVVCAEASRPADSACWSPSITSCTECLRRGPQCAWCFEEGFLDGAGPNFRCDLLVNLLSRGCGSEFIEQSDIKVKVNTSASSTQVSPRDIGITLTAGSEASFIVAVKQLQLYPLDLYYLVDISASMQENLDHLKTVGVALSLRMTEHTSNLWLGFGSFVDKPVSPYINVHPSKISNPCSDYDIHCRPAHGFHHVLSMTGNLTEFTRVMKHQRISGNMDTPEGGLDAMLQAAVCQREVGWRPEAKRLLLLMTDQTSHLALDSRLAGIVTPHDGLCHLENNVYTGSTRMDHPSLNQLSDKLLENSIYSIFAVEKQQYRWYEELVSFLPGSYLGKIGVFQASNLIDLVVDTYKRLLSDVAVSVAVEDKAVNRFWVSISPLCPDGSTTKGQSCSGVQPNQTVSFNITIGLHSCPDDDDDDAEDVTVMIRPVGYNESTTVRIHSKCRCSCGQTGQCHDSSQSGCGGTAERTDEEQTKARGLLKESSCRAAGADVDCSGRGVCDCDKCVCEQSKLGNVYGIYCEMDNFSCSYEGGLLCGGRGVCVSGKCVCDGSWTGATCGCRVSTASCQSPDGVVCSGQGRCVCGECVCDDERYSGRFCERCPVCQSSCQSYWKCVDCQLSHGLTQGEVGRCNQTCATLVDYTDDASGLQGDVRIQCVYVTKDSCLYRFQANSEFGRTQLHISTTPECPSHGRLVGTFLSVCALTVLCGLVMVAVSRLLLQKKKSWSPGGAAENRGYHCTGKDLSFIPTANEKTVTYRRDHPKECPLEMRIQVPKMPLGESWQC; from the exons ATGACGTCCTGGTTCCGGACGTACGACAGCAGCTTTCTGGGTTTCGTGATCTGCTCCTTGATGGTGGTTGTTGTGTGCGCGGAAGCCTCCCGTCCGG ctgacagtgcgtgTTGGTCTCCCAGTATCACTTCCTGCACAGAGTGTCTCAGACGTGGACCGCAGTGCGCCTGGTGCTTTGAGGAG GGCTTTCTGGATGGTGCAGGACCAAACTTCCGCTGTGATCTGCTGGTGAACCTGCTCAGTAGAGGCTGTGGGTCTGAGTTTATAGAGCAGTCAGacatcaaggtcaaggtcaacaccAGTGCAAGCAGCACACAAGTGTCCCCTCGAGACATCGGTATCACCCTTACAGCCG GTTCTGAAGCGAGCTTCATCGTGGCTGTAAAACAGCTGCAACTTTATCCTTTAGATCTGTACTACCTGGTAGACATATCGGCGTCTATGCAAGAAAATCTGGATCAC TTGAAGACGGTGGGCGTGGCTCTGTCCCTTCGTATGACAGAGCACACTTCCAACCTTTGGTTGGGTTTCGGCTCTTTTGTGGACAAGCCAGTCTCACCTTACATCAATGTCCATCCCTCAAAGATCAGCAACCCCTGCAG CGATTACGATATTCACTGCCGTCCAGCCCACGGCTTCCATCACGTCTTAAGTATGACGGGGAATTTGACCGAGTTCACGCGGGTGATGAAACATCAGCGTATCTCTGGGAACATGGACACGCCTGAGGGAGGACTGGATGCTATGCTGCAAGCTGCCGTGTGCCAG AGGGAAGTCGGCTGGCGGCCAGAAGCAAAGAGGTTGTTGCTCCTAATGACTGACCAGACATCCCACCTCGCACTGGACAGCCGACTGGCCGGCATCGTTACGCCTCATGATGGTCTGTGTCATCTGGAAAACAATGTCTACACAGGGAGCACCAGGATG GACCATCCCAGTTTGAACCAGCTGTCTGACAAGCTGCTCGAAAACAGCATCTACTCCATCTTTGCCGTGGAGAAGCAGCAGTACCGGTGGTACGAG GAGTTGGTGAGTTTCTTGCCTGGTTCCTACCTGGGAAAGATTGGCGTCTTCCAAGCCTCAAACCTAATAGACCTGGTAGTGGACACATACAAG AGGCTGTTGTCGGATGTGGCGGTGTCCGTGGCCGTGGAGGACAAGGCAGTCAACAGATTCTGGGTGTCGATATCGCCTTTGTGTCCTGACGGCTCCACGACTAAAGGCCAAAGTTGCTCCGGGGTGCAGCCTAACCAGACG GTCTCCTTCAATATCACCATCGGCCTGCACTCTTGTCCTgacgatgacgatgatgatgctgAAGATGTCACAGTGATGATTCGCCCTGTGGGTTATAATGAATCCACCACTGTCAGGATCCACTCTAAATGCCGCTGCAGCTGCGGTCAGACAGGACagtgccatgacagcagccagtcAGGGTGCGGCGGGACAGCAGAGCGTACGGATGAGGAGCAGACAAAAGCGCGCGGACTGCTTAAGGAGTCGAGCTGCAGAGCTGCTGGCGCTGACGTGGACTGCTCTGGACGAGGAGTGTGTGACTGTGACAAGTGCGTGTGTGAGCAAAGCAAGCTGGGAAATGTTTACGGAATATATTGCGAGATGGACAACTTTTCCTGCTCCTATGAAGGCGGACTGCTGTGTGGCG GTCGGGGGGTGTGTGTGTCAGGCAAGTGCGTGTGTGACGGCAGCTGGACAGGCGCGACCTGCGGATGCCGAGTCTCCACGGCAAGCTGCCAATCACCTGACGGCGTGGTGTGCAGTGGGCAGGGCAGATGTGTGTGTggcgagtgtgtgtgtgatgacgAGCGATACTCCGGACGCTTCTGTGAGAGATGCCCTGTCTGCCAAAGCAGCTGTCAATCATACTG GAAGTGTGTGGACTGTCAGCTGTCTCACGGGCTCACACAAGGGGAGGTGGGACGCTGCAATCAAACCTGTGCCACACTGGTGGACTACACAGATGATGCATCGG GACTACAAGGGGACGTAAGGATTCAGTGTGTGTATGTCACTAAGGACAGCTGTCTCTACAGGTTTCAGGCGAACTCTGAGTTTGGACGGACTCAGCTTCACATCAGTACAACACCAG agTGTCCTAGTCACGGCCGACTGGTCGGTACCTTCTTGAGCGTGTGCGCTCTGACGGTGCTGTGTGGGCTGGTGATGGTGGCCGTGTCCAGGCTGCtgctacaaaaaaagaaaagttggTCTCCAGGGGGCGCCGCTGAGAACAGAGGCTATCACTGCACTGGAAAG GATCTGTCATTCATCCCTACCGCCAACGAAAAGACGGTTACCTACAGAAGGGATCACCCAAAAGAATGCCCCCTAGAGATGCGCATCCAAGTTCCCAAGATGCCACTTGGGGAATCCTGGCAGTGCTAg